ACAACAGGTAACTTcctatgaatttgatgcttttttgCTCACTTTCCCCTATCCACTCGTTTTaatttcttcatcttttcaAATCGACAGTTACCCAATACATCTCTCGCGAATTCCGGCAATGGGTTTCAAAATCAGGCCCCCTTCTGCAATCCCAACCCCCACTTGAACAATCTCCATGGAAACCCTGTTCCCAACATGCCACCTCCCATGTTTCAGCCGGGATTGATGATGAATTTGCAAAACCCTCTCATGGGGTTGCCTAATAATCCTCTTTGTGCTTCCCCTTTTGCCCCGGGCCATGTGGGTTTTGCAAATTCTGCTGCTAATTATCCAGCTCAGGGGCAGTTCAATTTGGTGCCGAATGTGAATCAGATGAATATGAACACTTGTTTGCCTCTAGCGCAGTTTTTTGGGCAGAACATGCCGAATTTGGTTCAGCAATTGGGTCAGAATATGGGTTTAAATAATGGGCAATTTTGTTTACCCTTTCAAAATATGAATCAACATGTAATTCCTGGACAGATGATGAATATGTCGCAAGTTCCTTCTCATACTTCGTATGGTGGTCCAAATCAACAAGCTATTCCAATGCCTTTTCAGAATCCTGGCTTCTCTACAATCCAGCCTTTTGGTGTCAATCAGGCAATGCACCCTGTTAACCAAAATCCCCAAAACTTCACTCCACAAGCAATGGGTGGTGCTGGATCAAATCAATTGCCGGCTTCAGCTCAACCGTTGCAGGGGAATTCGACCATGCTGTTAAACTCTTCGACTCAACCACAACAAGCTAGGAACCTGCAGTCACCTGCTTTTGTTGGGTCACAGGTTCTTGTTGCATTTCAATTTGTAAATTTGATAAATAATATTAGTTCATTATCTTATAGAATAATGCTATACTTGGATTGTTATGTATTTGATTGAATATGAAAAATGTCCTAGCCAAAAGAAATGTGAAAGATGATATGAATTTTAAGGGACAGTTTAGTCTGAATATTTGCATGAGTTCCTGAGAACCTATCGATTCTCATGACTTCAAAATGTtcacattttttccttttgagaATGCGAGACAAAGATATTTGTGTGTGGCACGAATAGTTGGAATAGTGTTGAATGATTTGAGGAGTTAGGATGAGGTGTTTGATGTTGCCAGGTTTACTTCTATTGTTTGTCTTCGGTTTTAATTAAACTAGTTTTGTAACTGCAATTCCATTGTGGTTAACTTAAATCGAGATGCTTGTCTGCTAACTCTTAGTGTGTGGTTAGTACCCTTGTAAACTTTCACTGTCTATCAAAAGTATTATTTAGTTTATAAATGAATCCGTTTATATATTTGTGTTTGCTTTTCCTTTTCTCTATGATCAGTGTTCTTAGAATGTTTTCTTAAAGGAAATGATCAGTTTTCTAGAAATAGTTCATTTGTCCAAACATTAGTCCTAAGGTCCAAAGAACATTTTGCGATCAATTGACTAATCTTTAATCTTTATTGATTATTACAGGGTAATTCTTCAATAAGTGATGGTGGAAATGGATCAAATTCATTTTCGAATAATTTAGCTCACAGGAATTTCACGAGGAACTCAAAAAAAGGGTATGCTATTCCAATTGTTCCTTTTTTCCCCCCATATTGTGctttaacttaaaaaaagagTTAAATTTGAGGGCCTGCTTCTCAACCAACTCATACAATGTAGATTTCAGAAGAATCAAAATCATCAtatgaaaaatgagaagaaaaagttTGGGTTTCCTGGCGGACAGAAGGGGAAAGGTTTGTGGTTTCATACATGCAGATTGTTGCACAGTTTAATTCTATACCCTCTCTCATGGATGGAGACAATCACTTTAAGATCAGCTTTATATAATTTCAAAAGCACTTCGGGAATACTTGTTCTTTTAGGATACCTTTAGGCTTCATTTCACATATCAAATCTGATGGCCTGCATATTAGCTAGAAAAGTACTGGCTTTAAGCCATGTATGTAGAATCTCTGTGCTCTGCTCAATTGGTCCTTGAAATTTTCTATGTATTGAGTTGATTGTGATGACCTATTTAACTTGGTTTTCTAATTTCCCATTGTTCTTTAACAAGAGAAAGTATGATTTACGAATGttcataaaaattgaaattctcGAGTCTGTATAGGGCTGCTCAAAATCGTACTTTGATTTGAAACCCTACTCAGGATCAATAGGTTCATAATATATTCTAAATGCAGTacctcattcttcttctttttatttttaataaatatggCATTAGCTTcactttttattttactttagcCAGAGAATTGAAGAATATTGTGCAGTTTGAATTTCTGTCTTGTAATTTACTGTGGTTTGTTTCTTGTTACTTCCGAAACATGACTAATAGAGACTGCAAACAGGTTTTCACAATGAGAGGAGGAACAAATTTGGTGACGCTAACTCCACAGATCAAGTGAAAGACCAGAAGAGGTGATACTTTCTTGTTCTTCcataaataaaacattaagGCACCGTTTGgcaatcatttggttttttaaaataaacttatttGCTCTCAATTTTTTACCATGGTTTTCATGTTTCTTAAGTAAAacagttgaattcttagccaaattctaaaaacaaaaacaagtttttaaaaagtacTTTCTTTCGTTTTCAAAACTAagcttgatttttgaaaatattggtaaaaagtagataacgaaGCAAAGACTTTAGAGGTGAAAGGggataggcttaattttcaaaaactaaaaatcaaaaccaaattgTTATCAATCAGGCTTAAGTGTTCTCATTTTTAATTGCTCTTGAGGGATTTTATGGGCAATTGATGAAATGAGTTTCATAATCTTAGGATATTTTATCTTAATAGCATCTCTTATCTTGACCATTTTATGTAACTGTTAATATATTTAGGCAGCCTTTTTTTTTGGTATGCTATtgcatttcttttttattcctCACAATGAAAATATGGttagtcaaaaaaaaaaaaaaaaatcttgaccATTTTATGTCGATGTTAATATATTTAAGATGCTATTATCGTACATTTTTTTAGTACGACAACTGCGGGGGCGGGGGATTGAACTTACTTTGATATTGGTTTCTGAAAGTTACAATTTGTTCTTGTTAAGTTAAATGATCTGTTGTAGCTCCTCGTCTCatatttagtttatattttccCTAGATCTCTCTCTTTGGTCTATACGGATCAAGAAATTCGGCAATGGCGTGAAGCACGCCGGAAGAATTATCCATCATCAACCAACGTACAGAAGGTTTGACTTACTTCCCTATCCCAGTGCAAGTTATGGATGGTAGGTGTGCCTCCGATCTTATGTTTAATCAAGTTACCAATGTGTTGATAATCTACTTTCCTCCAGAAACTCACTGAAAAGCAAACTGACTGCACATTGGTTGATAAGGAAGCTCAGCTTTTGCGAAAAGTACGTATCTcatgttttcctttccttttcttcctttctcttcTTTTGTTCTCTCTTTTAAAGACCATGGAGATGGCACAACCTTTCCTTAAAGATATAAATATCCATTTTAGATGCTGGGTTCTGTTTAAGAAGTTTAGTTTTTGGATTGAAAGGAACAATGGTATTTTTAGGGAGGTCGAGATAATGGGTGAGGAGGTTTGGGAGGTGGCTAGGTTTAATGCTTCGTTGGTTGTCGGTCCTCTATAACGTTAGTAATTATGATATTGATTTTGTTGTGTTGGATTGAAGTCATTTCTTAATAGTTAGGATAGGACTTCTTTTATGTTGGAGCTTGTTTTTTTGTATTCACTTGTGTTCTTTCATCTTTCTCAAAGAAAGCATGGTTTCTTaccaaaaagaagaaaggaaaaaagaaatagagtaTAAGAAAACAGTTTTCTTGTTTCAGAAAGATTTGGTTGCAGAAGACGTCCTTGTGGGTTAACGCTATCGTAAAATGGAAACATGATTCACACAGTGGCTATATAAACTCGAGTAGTCTGATAAAGAGTAAACTATAGTCCTTTTGCTGACATGACATTTTGTAAAAAAGGTAATGCCTTCTTGTGTCTAGTCAATATTAGCAAGAAAGTAGGGAGGAAAGGAAAGAATGGGTCGTTTTTACGATTTATCAAATCACATTGGTATGAAAgtcattattaattattaagacCCTGTTTGGTCAGcttcatcaagcccaaaggctaaACCAAACCCAATCCAAACTCAATCCAAACTCAGCCTAAAGTCAACATTTGACTGGTTCAATCTAACCCGTTTATTTATTGGATTGGATATAGATCACCCTTTTGAGAATCTGGGCTGGTCCATGGGTCAACCCACCTGAGTCCCGTTGGGCCGGCCCACtgaacttattattgatttttttaaaaaaatatacttaGATATATCgtattttttaattaacattaattttttaaagtgttaaaaattaataaaactttttaagACAGTTCAACActaaataaaacttttaaaattttgtccaaaaaattaataaaaatataaaataaaatacaaaattaatcaatttaataataattttcttaagaaaatctaaaatttacatatatttttaaataattaatattcaatATGCTAATTCAATTGGTTGATCTCCCAAACTTTGATCGAACAGAACTTTGATCCAACGAGCCAAGCCCAAGGATTGGGCCATGGGCTTGGCAATTGAAGGTTGGGCTTGCTCGATCCAAGCCCAAACAATGTCTTAAGTCCTTAGGCTTGAGCCTTCACTTTTTAGGATTGGGTTGGGCTAGGCCAATGATGAAGGGactatttggtaatcattttgttttttttgtttttaaagattaagtctgttttctcaatttcttatgGTAAGTGCTTAAGGAAACGAGTAGGATGGAGCGAAGCAGCTCGCCCTAAGAAATGAGCGGTTTTGTATTCATTCGACCTGAGGCAAAAGAGAAGTCATACAAAGAAAGGTTCTTTCATTGCATATTTTTAAGTGTATGAGttaaatttttagccaaatttcaaaaacaaatacataactttaaaaactatttttttcccCTCAAAATTTGGAAGCAATGGTTAAAAGTAGGtaacaaagtaagaaatttagaggtggaagaaataaacttaattttcaaaaactaaaaaccaaatgatgAGGTAACCAAACCAGCCTAAGTTAAAGGTTTTGCTTACGGTTGATGTTAATTGTGGTCATCCTGAATAAGAATTAGTTCAACTTTCTTCTGAAATATGAATGATATGTAAACAACATAAATAGAGAAACGGGTATCAAAATCTTTCTTGTAAAGGAGGATTTGGCAACAGATGCGATAATATTAACTACTAAGTAAGATGATGAAAACGTTTGCAGGAACTCAAAGAGATTTTAGCAAAGCAGGCTGAATTAGGAGTTGAAGTTGCAGAAATACCACCAGAGTATCTCTCATATTCAGAGAAACACAACAATCGAAAACACCGTAGAGATCCATCGACATTAGGAGAGGAAGGCAAAGGAGCCTCGGTAGGGAAAGAAAAATCTCGAAACAGGTTCAACAAGAGGGGAAGACCCGAGAAAAAGAATCGTTCGAGAAAGAAGGGAAAATCAGAGAAGCATTTGTCAAACAAGCCGCAATTAAAGAAGAGAGAGCCAACATTATTGCAGAAGCTCTTGCAAGCAGATGTGAGGAGAGAAAAAAGCCAGTTGTTACAAGCTTTGAGATTCATGGTGATGAATTCTTTCTTCAAAGAATGGCCGAATAAACCCTTGAAGTTTCCTTCTGTCATGGTCAAAGAGAACGCAGATGAGATTAATATGGTTGATGAGAATTCTCTGTCTATTGGGAACTTCAATCTCCAAGAGACAAACAATTCAGTGGTTGAAAACAATGGTAGTCATGAGATTGACAGCGATAACGAAAATGACGATGATGACAGAGACAACAATGAGAAGTTCAAAGGAGATGAAATACAGGTACTCGAAGAGGAAGGAGAAATTATTGATTGAAGTCGAGCCTCTATCGCGAGCTCCGGTTTCCTTTGGAGTACTATGAAAAGATGTGAGTTGTTTTTCTAGGTGCAGGTTCCAAAGATAGATAGAAACTTGTATTGTGCTTAAGTTTAGCAGCACATAACAATTAAAAGGAAAGTACAAGTCTCTTTTCTTGGGGATGCTCAATGAATCCAAACTCATTATTCTTATTCCCTCTCTCTCCTTTGGTTGGTTGAATCTAATCTTAGTAGCTCTCCTCTTTTGGTCTTtgggttttcatttttcatagcTTATTTTTATCATCTTTTTCACTAATGagcatctttttcttttattgagtTTACCTTGGCAATCATTAATTAAACTGCCTTTTATCTTTTTGTCATGttcataattgttttttaattactaTTTCTACAATGTTTTATGTTATCTACTTATCTTTGTCGTGTCTTTGGTTTCTTCATTAAGGATTAAATCTGTAATTTAATCgaacttattttacaaaatgGTTATTTAAaggaaacaaaaaggaaaaagctGATCTTGTTTCAATTTCCATGGCTGCTGATTCAAGCTCCTATGTAGTGTCAGCAAGGAAGTGAAGCAAGTCAACCTTCAATTGGAATTAGAGCTTGAAAATGGATTCTCTTGGTTGCCAAACGAATCAATTTAGATCCTTTATTAAGATTGTCTTTGAAAATTATCAATACATACATTTTTACACATGTATGCACTTATTCAGATGTCGAGTTAACAAAATTGATgaacaaatgaataaatttcaatGAATATTCTAAGAGCTGTCAAATTTGATTTGCTTACAAAAGTTTAAAGgtttaattaacaaaattataagTCTTTATCCAAGCAAAATATAATGAATGTTGTAAAAATAATTCAACGAAATTTTCGGATAAATTTAATTCGTTGAATTTAAACGTTGTGTTTATTTATATTGATGTTAAAGTATAATAAGTAGAGTCTCTAATAATGTTTTCCAAGGTCTTTGCAACTCTTTCTCAATGCAGATTTGTCTCAAGGACATTGCAGTTTATTCGTAAATGCAAAtctattttgaggatttttcaGCTTGTTCTCGAAGCTATAATTATTGGGATTAGAAGTCGTCTAATGTTTGAAGtgcttttggttttaaaaaatgtgATTAATTCTTAAGAGTCGAATGAAATCTTCTGTTTTTTGAATCCTCTCTAGAATATCCTTTGGAGTCTCTAACTTTTGCTTTGGGTTGTTTATGGAGTTTCTAATTTAAGGAGGTTCAGAAAGTTTTCTAATCTTCTGGAAATCTTTTGAACTTTGGTCTTTAGATCTTCAGGAGAGCAAAAGTTGATCTTTAGAAATGTTTGATATGTTTGGTCGGATCATATTCCAACCTCTTAAAATGAATGGGTAGGGCCTCAATTTAAAGAGGTTTCCCATTGGCCTTACATGGACTTGGGCCCAATTGCTTTTGGGCTTGGTCCCAATCTTTCCCTTGGCCCAAATTTCTTCATGGACTTAAATTGAATTAGACTTTTGGGTCCGAACAACTTAAATTACTTGACCTAATCCAATTTATGATTTCAAATTCAATCAAGCTTCTAGTCAAATTTATCGATTACAGTCAAAATTTAATTACCATTGAATTTGATCAGCCTACCATTGTAATTAGATGGCCAGAAAGTAGACACgctacattttttttgtttgccaTTTGAATGACGTTGCAAAATTTGATGGGCCAAAAATTTTCATTCAGTAGAATTTCTTGAAGATagtaagaaaattttaaaaagtcatAAAAATTAGAGTGTGGTCTTTACGTTTGGgctaaaatttattattattattattatttttccttctctATGGTTGATTATAGTTAAGAGTATGATTGAAAATGATTTGTAGTCAACAAAGTTATTGGGTCTGCCTTTACCCATTGTTACGATGTTGAAGTGTTGTTGTTCAAACATATCAAAAacgttttgtttattttaacataaattttcaaatttgacttTAAGGAAAATAAGtggaaaattattaataaatgtaAGGTAATTGCAATGAGTAGcatttttagggataataatCAAATGTgtaacattatttttaaaaaattgcagATATAATAaagtctatcaacaatagagtttcatcattgatagactcttactagtgatgtggtctatcactaatagactcctACCGACGATATGGTCTATAACTGATAGCTTTAGAcctaattgttatatttgcaattgcCTCGTAAATTTAGAAAAGTAACTTTTCACCTATTAAGTTTTGTCTGTCCAAATTAtatgtgtataaaataaataaacgaCAACAACTAAATTATATCATAAGATATAAGTAGTACAAACCACTCACGATATAGAGAAGATTAGAAGAAACTTGTTTTTCCAGCACCTTAAACACAAACGAGTGTACTATAATAGTGGTGGTATGGGCCTAGCCCATGCCACTCTTCTTTCCGACCTCGACCTGTATTGAACTTTGCTCATTTTGACCCAAATCTTGTTGCTTTGTCTCAAAATGTTCATTATATTCTTTGGTCCAAAATAGACCATCacacatataattttaatttttaatacaggtattttattttattttttctcacaaacaatataatatatatatatatatattgagtcttttagtaaatttaagtagaactaatttatttaaaaaaaaaaaaaactttgataaGTTTATATTTAAGTggataattttgtaattaatattaatgTAGATAATGTATATCAACCAATTTAGAATTACATTTTTTGAGTCAAACTGTAAGTTATcgtccaaaattttaaaaatgtgtcTAATCAAGTCCTAATGGTTTCAATTTCGTGTCTGGTTAGTAATTAGTCctttagaaaattcaaatagatatataaatttttgactttatatctaataaatattagatatgttcaatttttttatactaaattatcttttttatgtgaaaatttttaattttatgtctaattgaGTCTTAGAGTTTTAATTGTAGTGTATTTTATgtcataatatttaattttttttttaatgtttttgaaTATGTGTAAGAGtcctattaaatacaaaattaagaattttaaCACCAGTGAAACATGAAGTTGTCAAGCACTTTTACATTTcaagtgttatatatatatatataaagtttttGGATCAAACTTATCACCTTATATAAATTGTACCCCTGACATTAAGTTCTAATCCGATgcaatacaaaaagaaaaatgaaaagtacATATTATAGCCTTGTTTGGTGATCatgtgattttttattttaaaaaattaagtatattttctctaaaattcttaCAATAATTTCCATCTATCTTAAGtaaaatagttgaataaattcagagtcaaattataaaaacaaaaacaacttttaaaaagctgacttaattttttaaaatattgataggaaataaataacaaaataagaaatttagagataaaattagTATTCATaagcttagttttcaaaaactaaaaaaaaaataaaaaaatcaaatgggtgaTCTTAGAAAAGGAAAAGTAATGAACCTCCAGATCAATAAGAACACAATAATCCTTAAATTTTGTTAATTGTTTCAAAACCGCTATTTGTATGGAACAGATgataaatggtaaaaaaaaaactgttttttCTACATGGATctcttaataataattataatgatAATAATGGCAAGGCTTGCTTGGTAGACATGTAAAAATCCAAAAAACATCGGGAAAGACTTTTCTGACATTTTTTTTACCGTCGACTACGTCGTCGGCATAATCCTATCCCAATGCAAAAAAGTTCCTTCATCGAAAAAAAATGATCTTGCAACGATTGAAATTGGGAGGATATTTGTTGATACCAATATGGTGGCGTCGGGAGAGGGTTGGATATGTGGagaaaaaacatttttccaACGCCAAATATGATAGATAAGCAACGGGAGACAGTGCCTTTCCCAATGCCAACATGATTTAGCATCAGGAGAGGGTACTTTTCCCGATGCCAATCTAGTTTTGCGTCGGGAAGGCTTCAAAAATGTACTTCTTTTGCTGTTTTATTCGACACCTTAAAATTTGGCGTCGAGAATGGtctttttttgtataaattttttttctaatttactgAAAATCAAACTTGTTAATCTTTTTATTAACAATTGAAAGCCACTTGAATCTTACAAATTTAggtaaataaactaaaatcgacaacttttatatttaattaattttttttacataaaattcaatttggtttCACAAAGttaatatacaattacatgataTCCACAAAACATAAATTCCaaaatacctacaaaatacaaatctaCAATTACATAATATCCACAAACATATCTTGATTCTACTCTTCTTCTTTGCTTGAACATAAACTCTAAGATACTTAcgaaatacaaatttaaatagtttcaatgctactaaataattaatttcatgtatcATGCATTTACCCCTGTAACAACAGCAACGTTAATACAAGACTTAAACATAACTATATGCATTTATCTACATATTAATatcaaactcaatataaaacCTAAACTTAAACTTAGTAACATTagtaatttcaaataaaatctaGACCCTCAACCTCACCCAACCCTACCCCTTCTCAAAACACGTCAAAACTCAACATCAAAacttaaaattcatttaatgtcaaacttaaatatataaactatactTTGCAAATACGTCAAAATTAAACATCATATGTATTACAATTCAACTCAAACTTAAACATAACTATGCATTTACATTTATACCattttcaaactcaatatagaacTTGAAATTCAACCTAAGAATATTAACAACTTCAAATAAACTCTAGTGGCTACCATAAATTTAGGATAGCCATATGTATAAATTATACTTAAATGTAGTATCAAACTCAACAtcaaaacttaaaattcaactaaaaaaaaaatataactatgCTTTTACCACCATAATAATTTCATCAAAATAAAGCTTCAAATTCAACCTAAGAACAATTAACgattttaaatatattctagACACCCCCTCACACACACTAAGGTCTTTTTTCTATGCAACAAGTCAATTAAATTACGTGAAGAAAAACcagaaaaataagaattttcAATAATCAATCAAATGATCAAGACAAGACTTTCCCACATTATCAATTATATATGTTTAGTACGCAAATAAAATTCAACTgagtatttcatgtttttagaTATGGTAGCAGGTTTAAAAGTTAAGCtccaatttaaacaatttttcaaaatatgtcTGATAATGTATTTATAAACTCATAGAactaattatagttaattaCTAATATTTTAGGTtgaatataaactattattgattaatttaggttgttttcaaatatagtaaaatgaataaaaaaaatatttcaaatatagcataacATCATAGTCTATAAGTGATAGGCACTAATTgtttatcaatgtttatcattgattgtctattagtgtctatcattgatagattgtgtgacattttgctatatttgtatatattttcaatgtttttctatttaaaaacaatttttcattaatttattatctttttaggttaaattttttgtataattgttattttgttgtatcatataatatgatataatatttatattaattaaaaaagtaattGAGTTTATATCATGaaatattgaatttgttttttttttttaacttctctaatataatttttcattttaaaattttaaattcaaaatctagatatgctgaaaacataaaaatattattttcaaaatttatagggTTTAGATTATAGAATTTAGAAATAGTTTTCGAAAACATAATTCTTACTACCTACTAAATACATATTCCTTAAACTCGatgaatttgatttgatttgattttattttattttattttatttgccaAACACACCCCTAATTCCTTCTTCCATCTCCATGGAATTAagcaaatttaaaaattcatgtgAACAACAACTCTTCACACAATGGGAAAATGAAGACCCAATAACTTGACCATATAAATCATTTTCAATCATACTCTATACAAAAATCAAccaaagagaagaaaaacaatGATGATAATAAATTTAGCCAAAACGTAAAGACTACTCTCTAatttttatgagtttttttttttccaaaataaattttaaacaaaaagggTAAATATTAACTCATGCTTCTAAACTTTTgggattatatcaatttaaatcttaaactaatAAATATAGGACTTAAATTCTGGATTTTTGTAAGTGtatcaaattttgcactctccATTACATTTCGTTTGAAAAAACTTTAAGTGAAACTTATAATCGTATCAATTAAACCTTTAagcttttataaataaatcaatttttactcttagtcaaaaaataatttaagaaaCATTCATGCATTAACTCTAATAATCCATTTCATAAAACCAACATTTAAAGAAGTTTACAGACATTTGGAAAATAATgtattgatgattttcaaaggtaATCACTATGAAAGGTCTAAATTGATTGGCTTATGAAATTCAAAAGTTTAATTGActcaaattataagttttatatgATAATAGTCAAACGAAATTTGTAGGAGATAAATTAATATACTCACGAAAGTTCGATGTTAaaaataatacaattattagcTCATGATTTTAGTTGACATGACTCCAAAATTTAGAGTTATAAATTGATTTTGCCGTAATATTAACCTATACCTCCAAACTTtagaattatatcaattatgaCAATAAACTACTGATTCTATTCATTTAAGTCCCAGACTTTTTTAGATGTATCAATAATTTATACCTTCAAATTCCTTTGAAAATCATTTATATATCAATTCAAATCGTTGATTTTGTTAATTCGATGTTTAAAGAAGTCTATACACGAGTTAGAATTGATGTACTGGATATTTCCAAAAGAATTCTTAAAAtaatctaaattgattcacttaaCAATGAGAAAGAGGGGGAAGCGAGTTTGAAAATTACTTCGCTCGTTTATTGACTATGGCATATTTAAGAGTgattatgaaataattaaaatcattttttttttaaattttcaaagtcACTTTAAAACATGTGcttaatcattcaaaactaattttgatgatatgaaaattatatttaaaagtgtaaaattaaacattaaatttaatttaaatatgaattctTACCTTTTGGGTGAGGTACATGGGAGAGCTTGGATGAGGAGCCATGAGAATAGACTAAGATTGAAATTTGATCTAATAGAAAATTGATCTTACTTTGTAA
This genomic window from Benincasa hispida cultivar B227 chromosome 4, ASM972705v1, whole genome shotgun sequence contains:
- the LOC120075982 gene encoding uncharacterized protein LOC120075982; this encodes MIRPPGGSSQQLPNTSLANSGNGFQNQAPFCNPNPHLNNLHGNPVPNMPPPMFQPGLMMNLQNPLMGLPNNPLCASPFAPGHVGFANSAANYPAQGQFNLVPNVNQMNMNTCLPLAQFFGQNMPNLVQQLGQNMGLNNGQFCLPFQNMNQHVIPGQMMNMSQVPSHTSYGGPNQQAIPMPFQNPGFSTIQPFGVNQAMHPVNQNPQNFTPQAMGGAGSNQLPASAQPLQGNSTMLLNSSTQPQQARNLQSPAFVGSQGNSSISDGGNGSNSFSNNLAHRNFTRNSKKGFQKNQNHHMKNEKKKFGFPGGQKGKGFHNERRNKFGDANSTDQVKDQKRSLSLVYTDQEIRQWREARRKNYPSSTNVQKKLTEKQTDCTLVDKEAQLLRKELKEILAKQAELGVEVAEIPPEYLSYSEKHNNRKHRRDPSTLGEEGKGASVGKEKSRNRFNKRGRPEKKNRSRKKGKSEKHLSNKPQLKKREPTLLQKLLQADVRREKSQLLQALRFMVMNSFFKEWPNKPLKFPSVMVKENADEINMVDENSLSIGNFNLQETNNSVVENNGSHEIDSDNENDDDDRDNNEKFKGDEIQVLEEEGEIID